The Pseudopipra pipra isolate bDixPip1 chromosome 10, bDixPip1.hap1, whole genome shotgun sequence genome includes the window AACAAGTTTTGGCGAACGCTTGGGAACTGAGCACTCCTCCAGCCTCCTATCCTAACCAATAAAGCTCAACTCCTGCAAATCTCTCTCTAGTGGGGCAGTGTTGGCTGCTCTGACTCGAGAAAAGTGCAAGGATGAATGAAACTTGACTAGGAATTTTAATTCCTAAGGGATTCCTAAAGTTATTCTTATTTCGGCAGTAATTTTTGTCACAACAGTGAAAATATTGAGGACATCAAATTATTTATGATAGAGTATGACCGTGATACAATGATGAAGTTTCATGATTAATATCATTAAGTGTTTGTCTTAGtatagttttttgtttttcagctctGGAGTTCCCTATAATAATAGTAGCAAGAGTAATAACAATAATAGCACTTGAAGTAACTGATTCTAGACCCTAGCAtgcttttctgtattaaaaataaacaaaccaacgCCTGAGAATTTCAGAGATATCTGTAAAAATTCAGACTCGGACACTGCGTCCAACCCCAGATCTGCTCTCAGGGCTATTGCTGCCGCTCAAAGCAAGCTGTGCAAAgttctgcctgcagcagtggcagtgcTCTGCCTTGCAGAGAGCAAAGAGTAAGCTGAAAATTATAGGCAGGGAGAAGTGCCAGGGTGGTACTATACTAATCCTTGCTGAGACAACAACTTGTGTTGGAGGCTCGCAGAGAGTCCGGAATTTAATTTCGGGAGGGAAGGATCTGTAAACAATATAGTCGAGTTGGTAAAAAACCTCCCTTACAATAGCCTGCCAGAAGGTGAATGTCAGATCAAAGGAGAACTGAAAAGATgtcctttcatattttttttccctaaatcaGCCATGGAAACTTCATGACTCCATAAAACATGTGCTGCTTTGCTGAGGAGACAGCCTCCAGTTTCCCCTCGGAGAAAGCTTCTCTTCCCCTCTTACTGCCTAacttgtgttttggtttggttttatgtttttctgctttttttttttccttttctttttgaatgcaTGATGCCCAAGACATATAGTGCCTTACTCATTTCATATCACACACAAATGGTTTTGCTCTTAACTTTCCACCTCTCTCCCCAAACAGGAACAAAGTCAGGAAATGAGGCACAAGACTCCCCTTgtaatgaggaaaagaaaacgACTTTACAGAAACATCCTGGAAAAGTCAAGTAAGTTAAAATATGTCCTTTTTACAGTTCAAAGGAgactatttttttcagcttagTGTTTAACGTACTTGCATAAACACAAATCAGCGACAGAACTCCCCACCAGCAGCTGCCTAATCCTGCTCAATGCCTATTCATTTGCGGGTTCTAGAATTAATATTTGACGACTCTCTCATTGAAACAACAACCCCTGACCCCATGTGATTGCACTGTCACATTATTCTATGACATATTCATCTTGAATTCATTTACGGACGATTTGATTGGAATGAGGTTTGACATGTATTGGATCCTATTAAAGAAGAAGACTTTGATCTTGTTGATGGGGTTTACATGATATGTATCATCTTTACCAGGGATACCAGGCTTCCACAATGTGGTGTCTAAGTAGTTAGTGACTGACAGCTTATCTGACAGGAATACCTTAATCTTGAGGTCCTGAATGAAatattctatttaaaataagcaTATGATTTGCTTGTCCTAGGGTAGCTCTAGGTCACAAAATGTGAGAGGCAAACCTAGGCACAAACCGCTGCTTGTCTGGTAGGTGGCTTCCCATTGTCCGGGAACCCTGAAGTAAAGAACTCCCCGTAAGCAGGAATGGGACGagggaataaaaacaaaggcagAGTGTGCTCTCCAGCTACTAGGCACCCTCTCCTCTCTGAGGTGAGGATGGGTTTGCTGAAAACCTTTCTTGAACCACCTCTTACTAACCAGCAGTGCCTTCTGCCGGGGCAGGCAGAGACTCGGGCTCATGTCCTGAGTCTTCCTCCTTCATCCCTTCCTACCCAGTGTGGGTTTAGGGGATAAGGAACTGCATAGAGTGacttctctgtcctctctgtttctgttcttcgggtttttttcctttctcgcAGTAAAGATTAGGGTTTTTTCAGATTGATCTGCTCACCTCCTCTCGTTTGGGAGTTGAAGCCTAAAGATAACCCCCCGAATGCCTGTCTGAAGTGTTCAGAGCGTCCTGTTCCATCCCAGCCCTAGAGTACAGGCTGGATGGTTTCTAGCTGGCTCGTGGGGAAGTTTCTGCAAAGGCGGAAGTGGGAGAACATGGGGCGAGTAAAGGTCAGATTTTGCTCTCTCCGATGTTTCCCgtgggcaggagctgtgccttgCACTGAGCACGATTATAAGGGAGAGCAGGATTTGGCTCTGTCTTCTGTTAGAAATAGGAAGAGTCTTGATGTGGAGGTAGATTCCTACCAAAAACCAAGGCAAAGTTAAAGCCGTTGAGCAAGtggggctgttccctcccagcAAGGAGATGTGCAGCCGTTTTCACGCCGCAGGCCCGGCAACCCGGCGCCGAGCGGGGGTGCGTACAGATAGAGGCCGAAGGGTTGGGGCTGCCCGCCTCGGCCCCACACCTCCGAGATGTGGGCAGGTGGAGATCTGGGTCCAGCATGGCAGGGCGGAAAGCAGGGAGACAGCTCAGCCCCtctcccagggcacagccccgACGTGCGGGCTCCTGCCTTTTCCCGGCGGTTGTCCGGCCAGCCTCTCCCCCGAGAGAGCCGGGTCGGACGCAGGGGCAGACGGCTGGAGGGACGAGAAACGCTCGTGACTCGTCTGTTCAACATATCACCTCTTTAGAGCAACCATCCAGCATGGGTGAGCTTTGGGGCGCGGGGCTGCAGACGGGGTCGCAGATACAGCAGCAACAGGAAAATTTGTACTCAGGATCAAGCTGCCAGTTTATTGACCCTGCAGAACTTGATGTTGACACATTTGAGAGTTTGCCGAGAGCCCGGCGTGTCTGGTCAATCACGGCTCAGGCCGCTGCCAAGAAGCAGGAGACCTCGGTCACCTCTCTAGTGGCAGCAGTATGAGCTCGAGCTGCCAAAGGTCTGCACAGACAGGCAGTTTTCAAAACAGTGTGGGAGATGCGCGGAGCCCGGCCGGGTCTGGGCCCgcttccctcctcttccccgTTTCTCCGCCTCCTGCAATCATGTGGCGGCCTCCGCCCCACTCCCCCCACCCACGCAACCGGGGCTCACACCAACCTCACCTAACAGTGAGGGACACCGAGGGCCAGGTTCTCTTGCACTGCCTGAGAAAGGGTGTGAGAGACATCCCTGAGTGAGGGGCAAGCTGAGAGCCATGAGTGTCTGGCGAGAAATCATCACAACATTTGAAATGAACTTAGGGCAAACCGGttatgacatttttttttaattgacaaaCTGTTCCAGATGTTTTCTCACTTGACTGAGAAGTGTCAAATGATGGATAACAAGTATGTAGAGATGCAGTGTTTTAAAGAGGTATGAGGAAAGCAGCTTTATTTGGGATTCCCACTCTCAGTACGTTTGTAAGTAACAGATTCATACTTCCTAACGTTTGTCTCTTCCGTGCACTCCTATTGAGATGGTCATGAATAGGACTGTCAAATCCATTTCGTAGAGCAAGTAGACTAGAAAGTTGAGATATTGTGAGGATGGTGTGTGGTTTAAATTGCCTGCGTAAACATGTTATGTAAGGATGGAGAGCTAATTGCATCATTTGTCACTTTTCATCATCTCCACTCAGAAAGATGCACGCAAGGATGTATCTATGGCTACCTACCTGCATATCAGCCTTGTGTTACAGAGGAAATATGGTAAATGCAAGCAGAGCCAAAATTACAGCCAACTCAGAGTATGTgaagctgtgaaaaaaatatccCCTATATGGTTATGTATGTCCTACTCTTTAATCTTATGGTTTCCAATCATTGGCTGGTAGCTTCTGTTATGAAAGTAGCTGGGTTGATATTGCCAAACCGTTTCTTGTTTTActacatgggaaaaaaaatatcaattgCCAAAACTGTTACATTCTTACGGAAATGCAAAATTATACACTGGGAGCTTTACCTGGCATGCATCTGGTAAAGTATCCACTGGCAAGTTAACAGCAAATCAATGTGTTAAAGTACTTATAGTTTGACACGGTGGATAGAGAATTAATCGTTGTTTTATTTCATAAGACTGAGAGGTTATTAGGGGAGCTGTTCTTATGTCATGATCCGAGTACTGTGCTAATACGGTGGGTAGATATTTAGAGATGTGTTTCTCTTTCCTGGAGCAGAAGAGTCTTTCCCCAtgtttcatttactttttttaagttCACAATCCTCTTCTTAAAAACTTAAGCAGATGCTTCCTTCTGTGCTGAAGCCCTAAGCTTTTCTAAACCTATAAGGCCTCATTGTATCCAGCTGAAGCCCAAACCTACACTTTCATTACTAGCACGCAAACCCCGCAGACCGTGTTATTCCTTTCAGGTGAGAATCATCAGAACCGAGTCCGTTAGAAATGTTTGGCAATGTTTTTCCTTCAAGCCAAGGATGGGGATTTTACGTAGAATTACCCTGTAAGTGTGCGTGAGAGAAagtgagagagagggaaagggagagagactCCCTCTTCTGGGTTAAACACTCAGATTCAGCCTGAACATCACGATTTCTCGCATTGCTCCGGCGTCCAGTAACGAGATAACTGCTAAAACTTGCCAGAGGCGGGGAAGGGGGCGAGGGGTCTCCCAGAGATCCTTTGTCCGGGCTCCGGCACCGGCGCGGTAGCCGATTCCCGGCCGCACATGCCCGGCCAGCGAGCGGACGGCCCCAGCCGCGAGCTCTGCGGGGAAGGACCCGCTCCCCGCGCTGGCAACAAGTGCCAGGGACCCTCCGGGAGATCGGGACCGCGATCGCTCCGGCAGGGCCGCCTCGACTCGCGCTGCTCTGTGCGGGCCcggggggctggcagggctctgCCGGGGGCGACCCCACGCCTCGGGGCAGAGCAGCGGGAACGGGCAGAGGCGCGGGGGGAAGGCCGGGGCGCTCCCCGCGCCCGGCGTGGCTTTGTTCCTGCGGCCGCAGCGGCGCGGTcgggccggggcggccccgggacAGAGACCCCCGGGCCGCTCAGGGGGAAGGGGCCGCCCGGCGGCGGCGCATGCGCGACGCGCACCCCCCGCCGCTCGGAGCGATAACCCtgcgaggcggcggcgggacCTGTCACCGGTGACGTCACGGAGGCGGCGGCCAATGGGAGCGGGGAAgagccggggccgggcccggcccgcACGCTGCGGCCGCGCCGTGAGGGGCTCCCGCGGCCCCGGGCAGGACGGGCCGCGCCAGGGGAACCTCCCCGGCCCCGACAGCCCCCCCGAGCACGCCTGCTGGCAGCGCCGTCCGTGCGCCCCCGCTGCCAGGGCAGCGGGACtgggaaacttttttttttgggggggggggagagaaaggaaaaaagaaaaaaagttgttttttgcCCCTCTCCTCTCTGTGTGTCTCTCTCCTCCCGCTGTCAGGTGACTTTTTAGCGTTAGAAGCTAATGAGCGTGGATGCTCTGGGGATCCCAGTGATGGACCCTGCTGCTCTCTCCAGGCGGAAAACGGCACTGAGATTAGTAGACTTGGCGGGGGCTCCtcgccaccaccaccacccccctcAGAGCATGACAGGCTTCCCGGGCCTCGCCGGGCGCCCCCACACCATTCAGCCGGGGGAGCACGCCGCCGAGTGCCGCCTCGGGCCGCAGCCGCTCCGGCCAGAACACATGGGGCACCGccaccatcctcatcctcagcaTCGCCCCGCGGCCCTTAagctcagccctgcccctcATCCCCACCACCagctccaccaccaccaccaccatcatcatcatcatcatcatcatcatcatcatatgGCAGGCCAAGCCGAGGTGGTCTCTAGTCAAACGGGAGCGCTTGACCCGGCGCAGTCACCATCAGCCCCTTACCCCGTCTCTCACCCAGCccaggctctggcagcaggTAGGGACTTCTTCATACGCAGAGACCTGCCGGCCCCACTCATGCCAGGGCTGACCGAGCAGCAGCCCCCTGCAAGTTCTCACCACGGACTGTTTGTCTCAACAACAGGTAGCTACCCCGGACACCATggtcaccaccaccaccactcaGAAGCTGGGAATCCCTCTCTGTTCACTGGACTCCATGAGCAGCCTCCCCATGCAGCTCCAGGTGGCCATCTAAACGGACAGCTCAGACTGGGGTTACCTGGAGAAATGTACGCCAGGTCTGAACATTTCACTCAAGTACCAGCCTCCAGGACAGAtcattttgctgcttcttcactTCATAACTACGGTGGTATGAACCTGAATGTGAACTTGGCTCCACACCACGGCCCGGGTGCCTTCTTTCGTTACATGAGGCAGCCCATCAAACAGGAACTCATCTGTAAGTGGATTGAGTTGGACCAGACTCCTAAAAAATTATGCTCGAAAACTTTCAGCACGATGCACGAGCTGGTGACTCATGTCACGGTGGAACACGTTGGAGGACCCGAGCAGTCCAATCACATATGTTTCTGGGAAGAGTGTCCAAGAGAAGGGAAACCTTTCAAGGCCAAATATAAACTTGTAAATCACATCAGAGTCCACACAGGTGAAAAACCTTTCCCCTGCCCTTTCCCAGGCTGTGGCAAAGTGTTTGCCAGATCAGAGAATCTCAAAATACACAAAAGAACTCATACAGGTCAGTATGTAAAGCTCTCTttactctctttctctctgttatTCAGTGtactgttttgcctttttttttttttttaatgtatcctTTGAGTTGTTATTGAATGCACGCCAAGcacttctggaaaataaattctccgatttgttttcttctttaccgtttggaaaagggggagaaggaggggggaaggggaCAGCAAGTGCAGATCTTAGAATTCTCgtccatatttttttctggttgtgcAGAGAGGCTGCTGTAATGTTTATGCGGGTAGATGTGTGTAAATATGGAGTGATATAGCGACTATTTCTGCTTATTCACACGGGcgaggatttttttttttccgattTAAAGTAGTcgggggaaaaaatgaaatcattGTGCAAGCTCACAAATTAAAAGTGAACAATGGAAGTTACAACTTGTCTAGTCAGTTTTGACTGATGTCgctgagatgctgctgctcGAACATTGTGAGAATAACACAGCTGCGACCTTTTCGTTCAACAGTTCTGTTTTGGGCAGGGAGAGTTTCAAATGTTTGATCTGAATaacactgacatttttaatGAGCATTGCCTTCCAACGACTTTCTGCATTCGCGAATATGGGGAGCTGCAAGTTCTGATTCTcatgggggggggaagaaaaaagaaaagaaagaaaaggaaagaaaccctGGTATTGTTTCGGCCTGTACATTTTGAAATGTCATTTGCAGATCTGTTAAGTGAAATTGGGACATGTGTCAGAAACATCTGTTAGTTCTAGttaatagaaaataaagtaaCTCGTTGGACGATCTTGCAAAACTACGTTTGAACTCTTCCGGCCAGGAAAGCATTTATAATTAATGAAATTGCACGTAGAAAGTTTTCACACTTCCAGGAGCAGCTTGTGAAGTTGTATTAATTAGTTTAGCAGCCGGTGTTTGTAGTCTGTAGCACTggcttgtgttttttttgtgtgtggtttttttttttttttttttttccctctgaagaaGAAGATAAGAAATAAGCCCTTTTTGGAAAATTTAATCTGTTCCAGTGTAGGGTTTTCCACCTCCCACCCCCTTCTGTACAGCCTTATGCACTGCGAGGGAAACTACATAATCCTATTGTAAGATCTGCTTACAGCCAAACGATTTTTTTCGCCTTCCAGTTCATAAAACTCCCCTTCCCCCATGCTCGGTGCAGGGCTTGACCTTCCAAGAGTCGCATTTTTTATGATAGAGCTCGACGTGATATAATATGCAGAACATACACTAATTTCGTATCGCTATCTTCTAAACATAGCACTGAGATTTTACAGCGACCGTCACTCGTCACCTCATTATTTTTCCATCGCTCTATGAGGAGCAAGTCTGTGTGCAGGGCGGGAGGTGGGGGAGGAGGTGGACGATAGCACAGTTGCGTTCTTCGGCTGCCTTCTCGGCCCCTTTTTCGAGGAAAAAGGGGTATCCCCGGGTCACGTAATTTGTATCCGAGCCAGTTCCTTGTTGGATCAGCACAGGTACAGCCATTAACCGGGAGAGCTCATCTCTTAATGACAGTGTTTTTCTTAAGTAAACAAACTTTTACTGCTCTTTAACGGCCTCACTGTTTGAAGTCTCTGAAGCAGAAAATGGTTAAATTCTTGGGAAAACTGACCTACATCGGAGACGCAGGTTCAGGGCAACCCGAGATCGGAGATTTGCGTTTATTAAACACCATTCTGCGTTTCTGTACTTTTGGCTTTAACTTTCCCGGTGATTAATTGCTGTATTGTGCAAACTCCTGCGGGGCCTTTATGGTTCCACCGTTTCTATTAAACACCCAGAAGTTGTCAAAAAAGCAATGTTTCTGAAACCCTAAT containing:
- the ZIC4 gene encoding zinc finger protein ZIC 4 isoform X6, producing the protein MKDDRLDGSAKEVEQSQEMRHKTPLVMRKRKRLYRNILEKSSSYPGHHGHHHHHSEAGNPSLFTGLHEQPPHAAPGGHLNGQLRLGLPGEMYARSEHFTQVPASRTDHFAASSLHNYGGMNLNVNLAPHHGPGAFFRYMRQPIKQELICKWIELDQTPKKLCSKTFSTMHELVTHVTVEHVGGPEQSNHICFWEECPREGKPFKAKYKLVNHIRVHTGEKPFPCPFPGCGKVFARSENLKIHKRTHTGEKPFKCEFEGCDRRFANSSDRKKHSHVHTSDKPYNCKVRGCDKSYTHPSSLRKHMKVHCKSPPPSSGYESSTPSLVSPSSDSGREPPASCSHAEPSAPAQPAANLSE
- the ZIC4 gene encoding zinc finger protein ZIC 4 isoform X4, with translation MLWVVEVIKWDLRCALCRKRKLLQFKATCTNVTYKPLKYHPDGSFLHHHTFPNCFQKARKEEMKDDRLDGSAKEVEQSQEMRHKTPLVMRKRKRLYRNILEKSSSYPGHHGHHHHHSEAGNPSLFTGLHEQPPHAAPGGHLNGQLRLGLPGEMYARSEHFTQVPASRTDHFAASSLHNYGGMNLNVNLAPHHGPGAFFRYMRQPIKQELICKWIELDQTPKKLCSKTFSTMHELVTHVTVEHVGGPEQSNHICFWEECPREGKPFKAKYKLVNHIRVHTGEKPFPCPFPGCGKVFARSENLKIHKRTHTGEKPFKCEFEGCDRRFANSSDRKKHSHVHTSDKPYNCKVRGCDKSYTHPSSLRKHMKVHCKSPPPSSGYESSTPSLVSPSSDSGREPPASCSHAEPSAPAQPAANLSE
- the ZIC4 gene encoding zinc finger protein ZIC 4 isoform X7 — encoded protein: MRHKTPLVMRKRKRLYRNILEKSSSYPGHHGHHHHHSEAGNPSLFTGLHEQPPHAAPGGHLNGQLRLGLPGEMYARSEHFTQVPASRTDHFAASSLHNYGGMNLNVNLAPHHGPGAFFRYMRQPIKQELICKWIELDQTPKKLCSKTFSTMHELVTHVTVEHVGGPEQSNHICFWEECPREGKPFKAKYKLVNHIRVHTGEKPFPCPFPGCGKVFARSENLKIHKRTHTGEKPFKCEFEGCDRRFANSSDRKKHSHVHTSDKPYNCKVRGCDKSYTHPSSLRKHMKVHCKSPPPSSGYESSTPSLVSPSSDSGREPPASCSHAEPSAPAQPAANLSE
- the ZIC4 gene encoding zinc finger protein ZIC 4 isoform X3, producing the protein MSVDALGIPVMDPAALSRRKTALRLVDLAGAPRHHHHPPQSMTGFPGLAGRPHTIQPGEHAAECRLGPQPLRPEHMGHRHHPHPQHRPAALKLSPAPHPHHQLHHHHHHHHHHHHHHHHMAGQAEVVSSQTGALDPAQSPSAPYPVSHPAQALAAGSYPGHHGHHHHHSEAGNPSLFTGLHEQPPHAAPGGHLNGQLRLGLPGEMYARSEHFTQVPASRTDHFAASSLHNYGGMNLNVNLAPHHGPGAFFRYMRQPIKQELICKWIELDQTPKKLCSKTFSTMHELVTHVTVEHVGGPEQSNHICFWEECPREGKPFKAKYKLVNHIRVHTGEKPFPCPFPGCGKVFARSENLKIHKRTHTGEKPFKCEFEGCDRRFANSSDRKKHSHVHTSDKPYNCKVRGCDKSYTHPSSLRKHMKVHCKSPPPSSGYESSTPSLVSPSSDSGREPPASCSHAEPSAPAQPAANLSE
- the ZIC4 gene encoding zinc finger protein ZIC 4 isoform X5, with product MSVDALGIPVMDPAALSRRKTALRLVDLAGAPRHHHHPPQSMTGFPGLAGRPHTIQPGEHAAECRLGPQPLRPEHMGHRHHPHPQHRPAALKLSPAPHPHHQLHHHHHHHHHHHHHHHHMAGQAEVVSSQTGALDPAQSPSAPYPVSHPAQALAAGSYPGHHGHHHHHSEAGNPSLFTGLHEQPPHAAPGGHLNGQLRLGLPGEMYARSEHFTQVPASRTDHFAASSLHNYGGMNLNVNLAPHHGPGAFFRYMRQPIKQELICKWIELDQTPKKLCSKTFSTMHELVTHVTVEHVGGPEQSNHICFWEECPREGKPFKAKYKLVNHIRVHTGEKPFPCPFPGCGKVFARSENLKIHKRTHTDVYPVALKVI
- the ZIC4 gene encoding zinc finger protein ZIC 4 isoform X2: MSVDALGIPVMDPAALSRRKTALRLVDLAGAPRHHHHPPQSMTGFPGLAGRPHTIQPGEHAAECRLGPQPLRPEHMGHRHHPHPQHRPAALKLSPAPHPHHQLHHHHHHHHHHHHHHHHMAGQAEVVSSQTGALDPAQSPSAPYPVSHPAQALAAGRDFFIRRDLPAPLMPGLTEQQPPASSHHGLFVSTTGSYPGHHGHHHHHSEAGNPSLFTGLHEQPPHAAPGGHLNGQLRLGLPGEMYARSEHFTQVPASRTDHFAASSLHNYGGMNLNVNLAPHHGPGAFFRYMRQPIKQELICKWIELDQTPKKLCSKTFSTMHELVTHVTVEHVGGPEQSNHICFWEECPREGKPFKAKYKLVNHIRVHTGEKPFPCPFPGCGKVFARSENLKIHKRTHTGEKPFKCEFEGCDRRFANSSDRKKHSHVHTSDKPYNCKVRGCDKSYTHPSSLRKHMKVHCKSPPPSSGYESSTPSLVSPSSDSGREPPASCSHAEPSAPAQPAANLSE
- the ZIC4 gene encoding zinc finger protein ZIC 4 isoform X1, with product MSVDALGIPVMDPAALSRRKTALRLVDLAGAPRHHHHPPQSMTGFPGLAGRPHTIQPGEHAAECRLGPQPLRPEHMGHRHHPHPQHRPAALKLSPAPHPHHQLHHHHHHHHHHHHHHHHMAGQAEVVSSQTGALDPAQSPSAPYPVSHPAQALAAGRDFFIRRDLPAPLMPGLTEQQPPASSHHGLFVSTTGSYPGHHGHHHHHSEAGNPSLFTGLHEQPPHAAPGGHLNGQLRLGLPGEMYARSEHFTQVPASRTDHFAASSLHNYGGMNLNVNLAPHHGPGAFFRYMRQPIKQELICKWIELDQTPKKLCSKTFSTMHELVTHVTVEHVGGPEQSNHICFWEECPREGKPFKAKYKLVNHIRVHTGEKPFPCPFPGCGKVFARSENLKIHKRTHTGEKPFKCEFEGCDRRFANSSDRKKHSHVHTSDKPYNCKVRGCDKSYTHPSSLRKHMKVHCKSPPPSSGYESSTPSLVSPSSDSGREPPASCSHAEPSAPAQPAANLSEWYVCQGAGPRGPPAPPAASPPPRPPAGPRPRC